In one window of Carassius carassius chromosome 38, fCarCar2.1, whole genome shotgun sequence DNA:
- the LOC132119082 gene encoding PAK4-inhibitor inka1, with product MLCLQESSDCLREQMRYMMQSLQDLKHLRRSCAAPPIGPPVRLRACKQLIAQRERRARLRISDASEASSYDSACYLSSSLEEEASTDSPSSESSPSSERSLEFDSGYSEASWQDEGVVLRRTKNIRVSSSACLRTNQPPNTQVRPKSTSDACLESWTSFETASDPDDWTTSLLTRGRNRQPLVLGDNSFADLIQNWMDLPECPEQTEQKHSSGRSFAKDFLVNVKRRIAGISRSTDGRRKSSDVTKLSKSIVAPKRFSCQVDVQHKTPFFYKSHTGLNELDTDFYQFAALTKSGSRMPIVCNDIIGYI from the exons ATG TTGTGTCTGCAGGAGTCAAGTGACTGTCTGCGGGAACAGATGCGTTATATGATGCAATCCCTGCAGGATCTAAAGCATTTGCGGCGGAGCTGTGCAGCGCCCCCCATTGGACCTCCAGTGAGATTGCGTGCTTGTAAGCAGCTGATAGCCCAACGGGAACGGCGAGCACGGTTGAGGATCAGCGACGCCAGTGAGGCGAGCAGTTACGACTCTGCCTGTTATCTGTCTAGCTCTTTGGAAGAGGAGGCATCTACAGACAGCCCATCGTCTGAAAGCTCACCGAGCAGTGAGCGGAGTCTGGAGTTTGATTCGGGTTACTCTGAGGCCTCCTGGCAGGATGAAGGAGTGGTGTTACGGCGCACCAAAAACATCAGAGTATCTTCATCTGCTTGTCTTCGCACCAACCAGCCTCCCAACACCCAAGTGCGTCCTAAGTCCACCTCTGATGCTTGCCTTGAAAGTTGGACATCCTTTGAGACCGCAAGTGACCCTGATGACTGGACTACATCGCTACTGACGCGCGGACGTAACAGACAGCCACTTGTGCTGGGAGACAACAGTTTTGCTGATCTCATTCAGAACTGGATGGACTTACCAGAATGCCCCGAACAGACGGAACAAAAGCACAGTTCTGGACGCAGTTTCGCTAAAGACTTCTTAGTAAATGTCAAACGCAGGATAGCTGGGATTTCACGGAGCACTGATGGGAGAAGAAAGTCGTCAGATGTTACAAAACTGAGCAAATCAATTGTGGCTCCCAAACGATTTTCTTGCCAGGTTGATGTACAGCACAAAACGCCTTTCTTCTATAAATCCCACACAGGCCTGAACGAACTGGACACAGATTTCTACCAGTTTGCGGCATTAACGAAATCTGGAAGCAGAATGCCCATTGTCTGTAATGATATTATTGGGTACATATGA